In Euphorbia lathyris chromosome 10, ddEupLath1.1, whole genome shotgun sequence, a single genomic region encodes these proteins:
- the LOC136208826 gene encoding uncharacterized protein, whose amino-acid sequence MISLEKWKCSWSLIATIASLMTLLSVVHLFMFPLVPSFNYLSARQVQNSSALMIDPENLRNRHVWGNFPSVAFDHRFPADSHRAVVYRNAPWKAEIGQWLSSCDSITQVVKVVEMIGGRSCKDHCSGQGVCNHELGECRCFHGYNGEGCSERLHFECNYPKTPELPYGRWVVSICSAHCDTTRAMCFCGEGTKYPHRPVAEACGFQINLPSEPGAPKLTDWAKADLDNIFTTNRSTPGWCNVDPEEAYASRSNFKEECDCKYDGLFGRFCEVPVHCTCINQCSGHGHCRGGFCQCDNGWYGTDCSVPSVLSSVGEWPRWLRPAQLDLPDRVHNNEKLVNLNAAVSKKRPLIYVYDLPPEFNSLLLEGRHFKFECVNRIYDERNATVWTDHLYGAQMALYESILASPFRTLNGKEADYFFVPVLDSCIITRADDAPHLSMEEHRGLRSSLTLEYYRKAYTHIVEHYPYWNRSLGRDHIWSFSWDEGACYAPKEIWNSMMLVHWGNTNSKHKHSTTAYWADNWDQISSDRRGTHPCFDPDKDLVLPAWKQPDVSVLKTKLWARPLEMRKTLFYFNGNLGPAYPNGRPEDTYSMGIRQKLAEEFGSSPNNDGKLGKQHSEDVIVTQLRTENYHDELANSVFCGVMPGDGWSGRMEDSVLQGCIPVVIQDGIFLPYENVLNYESFAVRIREDKIPNLIKILRAFNETEKEFRQANVQKIWQRFLYRDTMLLEAERQKTVFGREEDWAAELLQLMDDDVFSTFVQVLHYKMHNDPWRRRLSNLRKDFGLPQECLKAN is encoded by the exons ATGATCTCCTTGGAGAAATGGAAGTGCTCGTGGTCTTTGATAGCCACTATTGCTTCCCTAATGACATTGCTTTCTGTAGTTCATCTATTTATGTTTCCTTTGGTCCCTTCTTTTAATTATTTGAGTGCTCGTCAAGTTCAGAACTCCTCTGCTCTTATGATTGATCCAGAGAACTTGAGGAACAGGCATGTTTGGGGCAATTTTCCAAGTGTAGCTTTTGATCATCGTTTTCCAGCTGACTCACATAGGGCAGTGGTTTATCGTAATGCACCATGGAAAGCTGAGATTGGGCAGTGGCTTTCTAGTTGTGATTCAATTACTCAGGTTGTGAAAGTTGTGGAG ATGATAGGTGGCAGGAGCTGCAAAGACCACTGTAGTGGTCAAGGTGTTTGTAACCATGAACTGGGGGAGTGTCGATGCTTTCATGGATACAATG GGGAAGGTTGCTCTGAGAGATTGCACTTCGAATGTAACTACCCCAAGACACCGGAGCTACCATATGGGCGGTGGGTTGTCTCCATTTGCTCTGCACATTGTGATACAACACGAGCAATGTGCTTTTGTGGAGAAGGCACAAAATATCCTCATCGTCCTGTGGCAGAAGCTTGTGGATTTCAAATAAA CTTACCTTCTGAACCTGGTGCTCCCAAGTTGACTGATTGGGCAAAAGCTGACCTGGATAACATTTTTACAACAAATAGAAGCACACCAGGTTGGTGTAATGTGGACCCGGAGGAAGCATATGCTTCCAGGTCCAATTTCAAAGAGGAATGTGACTGCAAATATGATGGTCTTTTTGGGCGGTTTTGTGAAGTGCCTGTGCATTGTACTTGTATTAATCAATGCTCTGGACATGGACATTGCCGAGGTGGATTTTGTCAG TGTGACAATGGCTGGTATGGAACAGACTGCAGTGTCCCCTCTGTTTTATCATCCGTGGGCGAGTGGCCTCGATGGCTTAGACCTGCACAGCTCGATCTTCCTGATCGTGTGCATAATAACGAGAAACTTGTTAATCTTAATGCTGCAGTCAGTAAAAAAAGGCCCCTTATATACGTTTATGATTTACCTCCTGAGTTCAATAGTCTTCTTCTTGAG GGACGACATTTTAAGTTTGAGTGTGTAAACAGAATTTATGATGAAAGGAATGCAACAGTTTGGACTGATCATTTGTATGGTGCACAG ATGGCACTGTATGAGAGTATTTTGGCCAGTCCATTTCGAACATTAAATGGTAAAGAAGCTGACTATTTTTTTGTTCCTGTTCTTGATTCATGCATCATAACACGTGCAGATGATGCTCCCCACTTAAGTATGGAG GAACATAGGGGCTTGAGGAGCTCTTTAACTCTGGAGTACTACAGAAAGGCGTACACTCACATTGTTGAACACTACCCTTATTGGAACCGATCATTAGGAAGGGACCATATCTGG TCTTTTTCATGGGATGAAGGTGCTTGCTATGCCCCAAAGGAGATATGGAATAGCATGATGTTGGTTCACTGGGGTAATACCAATTCAAAGCATAAGCATTCAACGACAGCTTATTGGGCTGATAACTGGGATCAGATTTCTTCTGACAGAAGAGGTACACATCCATGCTTTGATCCTGATAAAGATCTTGTGCTTCCTGCTTGGAAACAACCTGATGTCAGTGTCTTGAAGACCAAACTTTGGGCCAG GCCCCTAGAAATGCGAAAGACATTATTCTACTTCAATGGAAATCTTGGACCAGCATATCCAAATGGAAGGCCAGAAGATAc TTATAGCATGGGAATCAGACAAAAATTAGCGGAAGAGTTTGGATCTAGCCCTAACAATGATGGAAAACTTGGGAAGCAGCATTCAGAAGATGTGATTGTGACCCAGTTGCGCACTGAAAACTATCATGATGAATTAGCCAACTCCGTTTTCTGTGGAGTAATGCCTGGAGATGGTTGGAGTGGTCGTATGGAAGATAGTGTTTTGCAAGGGTGCATTCCAGTGGTTATTCAG GATGGGATTTTCCTGCCATATGAGAATGTACTCAACTATGAGAGCTTTGCTGTGCGAATCCGTGAAGATAAAATTCCAAATTTGATAAAGATTCTTCGG GCATTCAATGAGACAGAAAAGGAGTTCCGACAGGCAAATGTACAGAAAATCTGGCAGCGGTTCTTATATCGCGATACTATGTTGCTTGAAGCGGAGAGACAAAAAACTGTTTTTGGTCGTGAGGAGGATTGGGCTGCTGAGTTGTTACAATTGATGGATGATGATGTCTTCTCTACATTTGTACAG GTTCTGCACTACAAGATGCACAACGACCCGTGGAGGAGACGACTCAGTAATCTGAGGAAGGATTTTGGATTACCGCAAGAATGCTTAAAGGCGAATTGA